GCTGATCGAGACCCTGGGCCCGTGTACGCTGGAGGCGCTCGGGCCGCCCTTCGATGTGCTCTGCCGAGCCGTTATCGGACAACAGATCTCCATACGCGCGGCGCGAAGCATCTACCAGAGGCTATGTCAGGCAGTGGGACAAGAGCGCTTGGATCCAGAAACCGTACTAAGAACGCCAGAGGCAAGCCTGCGGCAGATTGGGCTTTCCCAGACCAAGACGCTCACCCTGCGGCGCGTAGCGGAGGCGATCTGCGAGGGCCGCCTGGATCTGGAAGCGCTCGCCACGGCACCGGCGGAAGAGGTCTACGGCCGGCTTACCGCCTTTTCTGGCATCGGCCGGTGGACGGTCGAAATGGTGCTCATCTTCGCCTACCTTCATCCCCGGGTGCTCCCCCTGCAAGATCTGGGGCTTCAGCGGGCGATACGACTGCGATACAACCTAGGGGAACTAGCACGTCTTGAGGCGCTTCGGATTATCGCTCGCCCCTGGGCCCCCTATGAAACCATCGCTACCTGGTATCTGTGGAAAAGCGTAGACGGAGACCCCAGCCTATGAAGGCCGTTCAGGCGCGCATCACCGGACGCGTGCAGGGCGTAGGTTTTCGATACTGGGCCTTAAGGAGAGCTCAGTTCTTGGGGCTTTCCGGTTGGGTCCGTAACGAGGCAGATGGCTCCGTAAGCCTTCTCCTTATCGGGCCGGAGCAACAGGTTGAGCAAATGCTGCTCTGGTGCCAGGATGGTCCACCAGCAGCCCGCGTGGAGGATATCCAGACGACCCCGCTGTCCAGTCTTCCCCCCATCTCTGGTTTCTCTATTCGATAAGCCCCACATCGAAAAAAGTTCTGTTGTAGCTATAAGGCCCGTGGAAAAGAGGAAAAACACGCTTGAGTCCCTATGACTCACAAGTTGTACACAGTATTACTCACATCGTGGATAACGAGAATGACGAGTTTGGGCTGCAGCGAGCGCGTTATCCACATATTCACATATCAGAAGCCTTTTGTGCTGTTGGGTTATACACAAGTGCAACCAAGTGAAAAACCGGTGAACGAGATGTGGAAGATCGGGTTTCTTATCCGCTCCGGAGGCACATGTCATGAGTTTTCCCCAGCCAACTCACACCCTTTCCTTACACCTATCCCCATCCCTTTTCACAGCTGATATGCACCGCGTTCGGGAAACTAGCTTAATGGGAGGTTATACACATTGTGGATAAAATGTAAATAAGTTTCGCCCCAAAACAAAGGCCCGCCGTAAGGCGGGCCGATTTCTCAAATGGGTTATACGTTTAGTGATCACATCTGGAATAGCCGCAATCCGGATCGATGCAGACGAGGCATCCGGCCTCGATTTTCACGCTTCTACGCCCACAATCCGGGCAGAGCTTCAGCTCTGTGCTCTCTTGAGAGGGGACACGAGCTTCGGAGCCCGGCTGGCTAGATCCCGAGGGCATGCACCCGATATCCTGGAAGAAGCGCTCGATGATCTCAGCGACCTCCGCGTAGAAGGAGTGTATGTAACGGCCGTTTTTAAAGTAGCCTCCGTTGGGGTCGTAGATTCCCTTGAGCTCCTCCAGGATGAAAGTTGCGTCCGTGGATTTCCGAAAGATGGCCGAGATCAGCCGTGTTAGCACGGCGTACTCGGCGGCCCGCGTCAGATCTTTGGAGTTAATGAAGATCTCAATGGGCCGCTTGCGGCCGTTTTCCTCAATGTAGCCCAGTGTGATGTAGACGCTATGCTTCACAAAGCCGCTGCGCAGCTTATAAACCTTCGCTTCTACGACATCAGGACGCGTTACGATCACCCCGGAATCGGTGCCCAACTGCGGGCCGGCGATGGGTTTTTCGATTTTGATCTCCTCCACCTCGACCGGCATCGTCGGGAGTTCTAACATGACCGCCTCCTCATGACGTTAACGGGCTTTATTGTAAGGAAGCAAACAGGGACATCGCTTAATTCTGATGCAGCCTAACGTCTGGCAAAGACTCAAGCTGGGGTGAGCCAGACTGTTGTCGGCGTTCCAAAAGGTGATAGACGGTTGTCAAGCGCCCGTTCGGCAGGCGCACGACCTCGTCTCCGGCCGCTTCTAACGTGGTGCCATCGGCCAGGCGAATGCGAAACCGCTTGTCTTTGATCTCTTGAAAGCGCGTCTTTTTGCCGTCCACGCTGAGAATGGGATAGCGGCTGCCGTCTCGATACACCGTAATGCCTTTTAGGCCGTTTCTCCAGGCCTCCAGGTAGATGTTTGAGATGACCTCCGGCTCTATGTCCTCGGGCAAGTTCACCGTGGAGGAAATAGAGTGATCGATGTAGCGCTGGCAGATAGCCTGAATCCGCACGCGCATCGAGGGGTCGATGTGATGCGCCGTGCGCAGAAAATGCTCCGGAAGCAGCTCCGCCAGATCCACGTGCTGCGCCCGCTCCGAAAGGCCATGCATGTCTAAGTAAGCCTGCACCGTGCTGTGGAAGACCCGGAAGAACTGGTTGCCGAAGGACTCCGAACGTCGGGTATAGTACAGGGCGAAGATAGGTTCGATACCCCCGGATACCCCGATGTAGTGTCGCCCCTCGTGTTCAAAGGCCAAGACGATGTTGGAAATCGTGCCCGTGGGCGCGATCGACAGCAGGGCGATGTTGCGCAGGCCGTGTTGGCGGATCAAGGCCTGTGTTTCCGGCCAAAGCGCTTCCTGGAAAAAGGGTCCTTGGCTATAGCAGTCGAAAGCAAACAGCGGCGAAGGCCCTTTTTCGGCAGCCAGCTTCGCAGAGGCCTGATAGGCGGCGTTGGCGATGTGGGCCATCACCTGTTCCAGCAGTTCGAGGGCCGCGGGGCTGTCGTAGCCGATGCCGAGCTGGTTGAGCATGTCCGCGATGCCCATCACGCCCAGGCCTAGCCTTCGGGTCTCGGCCGCTGCCCGGCGCTGCTTCTCCAGAGGGTTGAGCACCTCGTTCCAGCTTACCACGTTGTCCAGAAAGCGCACGGCCTCCTGGGTGGCCTCCCAAAGGCGATCCCATTCGATCGCCGCGTCGGGCCGGTAGCCGTTGCGCACAAAACGGCTCAAATTCAGCGACCCCAGGTTGCAAGCCCCCCCGTCTTCTAGCGGCACCTCGGCGCACGGATTGGTGCAGGAAATCGGACGCCCCACGTAGTTGGAGGGGCTATAGCGCACCATAGTGGACCAGAAGATGAGCCCAGGCTCGGCTGTGCGGTAGTTGCCCTCTACAAAAGCATCCCAGATATCGCGGGCCTTGACTAGGCGCCGGATCTCCCCTGTGGGCTCTGAGCCGAAATACAGCAGAAAATCTCCGCCATAGCGGATGGCTAGGTCGTAGGCGCGCTCCGGAAGCTCTATAACGTAATCCCCAAACACGTCGCGCTGGGAGGGGTCCCGCAAAAGAGCCTCATCGAGCTTCGGAAGACCCTCTTGAGAAAGAAAGCGGTTGAGCGCCTCCAGATCCTCAAACACTCGCCACAGCTCATAGGCCCGAATATCCTTGGAGGGGATACCCGAAGCGTAGTGGAGCTCCGGGCCCTGATAGGCCTGTCGCAGCGTGGAGCGCGTCAGCTTACGGTAAACCAACAGCGCCTGCGGCCCGTAACGGGTCTGCTCGTCTACGGCCTGCATGAACTCATCGGAGACCTTGATGCTGATGTTGGCAAAACGCACCTGCGTATTTTCCATCACCTGGCGTTCGATCTCCCGCAGTTGCCGCTCCGAAAACAGCCCCGTCCATTGGCATTGCTCCACGATCTGGCGCGTGACCCAATTCGGGATCTTTTTGACCCGGATAAAGTCCAGCACGTCCGGGTGCTTGACATCGAGGGTGATCATAAGCGCCCCGCGCCGTCCGGATTGACCGATGAGCCCCGTGGTGAGGGAAAACAGCTCCATAAAGGAGACCGCCCCCGTGGAACGATCGGCTGCGTTGTGCACCACGGAGTCCTTGGGTCTCAAGGGGGAGACGTCCACCCCAATCCCTCCGCCGAAGGAATAGGTGCGGGCGCACTCGTAAGCGGCCTGGTAGATGGCCTCAATTGAGTCCTCTGCTATCTGGGTGACGAAGCAGTTGGCCAGCGTCTTGACCCGATACAAATCTCCCGCGCCAGCGATTACGCGGCCGCCGGGGATGAAGCGCCCCTCGTACAGAAGCCGATAGAAGGCCTCCGCCCACTGCCGCCGCTTGGCTTTTTCGGGCTCGATGGCAGCCATGAAGGCGGCAAGGCGCACGAAAACGTCCTCGGGGCGCCTTTCTATCAGGTTGCCCTCGAGGTCCTTGAGATAGTACTTCCGCTGATAGATGTTCGTGGCCAGCTCGTTGCCGCCCAGGTAATCGGGATGGCTGGGCAGCTGCCCCCTCTGCACCTTCTGGCTGAGATAGCGGTGTAGCTCCGCGTATCCGTTAACACGCTCCGGACCGATTCGTCGGGCCATCTTCCCTTGATGGGCGAACATGCGCTCTAGCATAATGCATTAGACCTCCCGTGTGTCGAAACACGTAAGCAAGTACGCAACCTACAGGCGGTTCGTCAAGAAGAAGGGATGAAGTTTTTTCCACAGCGCGCCTTCGAGCATAAGATGGGTCAGAACCGGGCGTGCCTCCCCGTGGGGCCCTCCCAAAAGGAGGGCAAGGGACAAATCAAGTAGCATGCCAAATTTTAGCCCCGATCGTCGGCTTTTATCCACAATCATCGGCCTATCTCCCAGAAAGGTCCGTTATGCAGAAACGAACCCGTCGCCCTCTGGCCCTTCAGATCCCGGCCTAGAGCAGTAGAGCAAAGAGGCTACGCGTTGCTGGCCTCAAAAAGGTGACGGGGCCCATGGGGGCCCCGTCACCATAGGTAGCATAGGAGGAGGGAAGGAAAGTGGCTCATAGGTCGGGGTGTTGAAGAAGCCGTTCGCGCAAAGCCCGTAGCCTCGCCTCTAGCTCCCGCACCTGCCGCTCCAGGGCCTCTAGTTCGGCCTCCGGGTCCCTTCGGGGGTCATTGAAGCGTTCCAGTCGGAACCGGATCTCGGGCAGGCGCAAGAAGATCGAATCATCCCGCTCAAGCCGAAAGCGAGGAATCCAGATGCGCCGCTCAGGCCTGTAGAACCATAGCCATCCCAATAGGCCGTAGCGCCACTCGGTCTTGGGTAAGATCAAGACTCGCTCTCCGGAGTCGAGCCGAAAGGCGACCACGCCGTCTGGGTCGGGTTTAAGCTCGCGTCCATTGAGCCAGATGCGGCCCTCTTGGATGCGAATCGTATAGGCGCGTGCGCTCACGGTGTCGGAATCGGCGTGCGCCGTAAGCGCTAAGCCTAAAAACAAGATCGCCACAGAGGTCATCTTTACCGGCCTCCTATTGCAGGATGATCTGCACCCCACGTCCGCTGGTGCTTCCGAATCGGGGATTGACCACGGCGGTGTAAATCGCCCCAAACGTATAGGTCAACCCCAGGTTGATCCAGTAGTGGTAATGCGTGGCCAACTGCCGCTGGCGCAGCAAAACCTCCTCCTCTGTTGCCCCTCGCCTAGGAAGGGAGAGTTGGTCTTGGATCCACGAGAGCCTGCCCGAAAGGTCTAGGCCCAGGCCTTTGAGCAGGCGTAAGTTGACGGATCCCCAGAACGTGAGCCTTCGCTTGCCCCAATCGTGGAAGTAGTTTAAGCCCTCTACAGAGGCGCTCGCAGAACCCCAGGGCTCTCGGAACTCCAGGGCCAGCGTAAGGTGCTGCGCCCAAAGCCCCTCCGCCGTTTTGCCGAAGATCGTCTCCTCCCGGTATCGGCTCCAGCTTGGCCCCACCCGGTAGAGGATGCGAAACTGCCGTCGGGTGGCCTCGGCGTAGGGAAAAAGATTGTATTCGAAGGCCGGTTTGAAATCCACGCTCCAGGCGAGGTTGTTGAACGTGGAGCGCGCAAGACCGGCAAACGCTCCTGCGGACCCATGCGAGCCTAGACTCCGCACCAAAAGCGCGTTAACGCTCTGGCTCCAGTTCGTCGTCCTCAGGTCT
The DNA window shown above is from Bacteroidota bacterium and carries:
- a CDS encoding DNA-3-methyladenine glycosylase 2 family protein, with product MERSRWKQAEEHLSRVDPVLRELIETLGPCTLEALGPPFDVLCRAVIGQQISIRAARSIYQRLCQAVGQERLDPETVLRTPEASLRQIGLSQTKTLTLRRVAEAICEGRLDLEALATAPAEEVYGRLTAFSGIGRWTVEMVLIFAYLHPRVLPLQDLGLQRAIRLRYNLGELARLEALRIIARPWAPYETIATWYLWKSVDGDPSL
- a CDS encoding acylphosphatase; protein product: MKAVQARITGRVQGVGFRYWALRRAQFLGLSGWVRNEADGSVSLLLIGPEQQVEQMLLWCQDGPPAARVEDIQTTPLSSLPPISGFSIR
- a CDS encoding adenosylcobalamin-dependent ribonucleoside-diphosphate reductase, whose amino-acid sequence is MLERMFAHQGKMARRIGPERVNGYAELHRYLSQKVQRGQLPSHPDYLGGNELATNIYQRKYYLKDLEGNLIERRPEDVFVRLAAFMAAIEPEKAKRRQWAEAFYRLLYEGRFIPGGRVIAGAGDLYRVKTLANCFVTQIAEDSIEAIYQAAYECARTYSFGGGIGVDVSPLRPKDSVVHNAADRSTGAVSFMELFSLTTGLIGQSGRRGALMITLDVKHPDVLDFIRVKKIPNWVTRQIVEQCQWTGLFSERQLREIERQVMENTQVRFANISIKVSDEFMQAVDEQTRYGPQALLVYRKLTRSTLRQAYQGPELHYASGIPSKDIRAYELWRVFEDLEALNRFLSQEGLPKLDEALLRDPSQRDVFGDYVIELPERAYDLAIRYGGDFLLYFGSEPTGEIRRLVKARDIWDAFVEGNYRTAEPGLIFWSTMVRYSPSNYVGRPISCTNPCAEVPLEDGGACNLGSLNLSRFVRNGYRPDAAIEWDRLWEATQEAVRFLDNVVSWNEVLNPLEKQRRAAAETRRLGLGVMGIADMLNQLGIGYDSPAALELLEQVMAHIANAAYQASAKLAAEKGPSPLFAFDCYSQGPFFQEALWPETQALIRQHGLRNIALLSIAPTGTISNIVLAFEHEGRHYIGVSGGIEPIFALYYTRRSESFGNQFFRVFHSTVQAYLDMHGLSERAQHVDLAELLPEHFLRTAHHIDPSMRVRIQAICQRYIDHSISSTVNLPEDIEPEVISNIYLEAWRNGLKGITVYRDGSRYPILSVDGKKTRFQEIKDKRFRIRLADGTTLEAAGDEVVRLPNGRLTTVYHLLERRQQSGSPQLESLPDVRLHQN